In Rattus norvegicus strain BN/NHsdMcwi chromosome 3, GRCr8, whole genome shotgun sequence, a genomic segment contains:
- the Zfp512b gene encoding zinc finger protein 512B isoform X5, whose translation MCAARRAVCAARTPRPAPRAPARLWLRPCPAAPLGRAAGKRRHCLLYRGPGATRAPHQPCAPPASPPRPDPRRAPLPASAPSSRLLLQKKSPFWFTAFAPPRSALPGQAAARVRPQVTEMTESFCVGGGRRLQGSSKSGPGKGGSRKEVQLPLLQDPPKLGMPVVHSGHTVPSQAPLCFDPGNSASDKTEGKKKGRPKAENQALRDIPGAISDRLAFPCPFCEAAFTSKTQLEKHRIWNHMDHPLPAPKPGPVSRPVTINRPVGVSKPIGVSKPVTVGKPVGVSKPIGISKPVTVSRPIPVTKPVTVSRPMQVSRPVPVTKPIPITKPVPLTKHMPVTKLVTVSKPVPLTKPVPVSRPIVVSKPVPVSRPIAISRHTPPCKMVLLSKSENKTLRATGKNSNKKRAADSLDTCPILPKQARQENGEYGPSTVDQSVTFQLSTDPSNSSLLPGSRPLMGKEALRPIGPVSQPEEDPERTKHRRKQKTPKKFTGEQPSISGTFGLKGLAKAEDKARVHRSKKQEGSGSEEVRKKVLATPVTVSKEAPTPVAHPAPGGGCLAGPRTGLHGGPEEQWQRAIHERGEAVCPTCNVVTRKTLVGLKKHMEVCHKLQEALKCQHCRKQFKSKAGLNYHTMAEHSAKPTDAEASEGGEQEERERLRKVLKQMGRLRCPQEGCGAAFSSLMGYQYHQRRCGKPPCEVDSPSFPCTHCGKTYRSKAGHDYHVRSEHTAPPPEEPTDKIPEAEDLLGVERTPSGRIRRTSAQVAVFHLQEIAEDELARDWTKRRMKDDLVPETARLNYTRPGLPTLNPQLLEAWKNEVKEKGHVNCPNDCCEAIYSSVSGLKAHFASCSKGDHLVGKYRCLLCPKEFSSESGVKYHILKTHGENWFRTSADPPSKHKSQDSLMPRKEKKKSLSGGKKRGRKPKERSSEEPASKLPPNRDDWPPGGRDRGARSSTGKKAGAGKAPEK comes from the exons ATGTGCGCAGCACGGCGCGCAGTGTGCGCCGCCCGGACCCCGCGCCCCGCGCCCCGCGCCCCGGCCCGGCTCTGGCTCCGGCCTTGCCCGGCCGCACCCCTTGGGCGCGCTGCAGGTAAGCGCCGGCACTGCCTGCTCTACCGCGGTCCCGGCGCCACCCGCGCCCCGCACCAGCCCTGTGCCCCGCCCGCCTCCCCGCCGCGCCCGGACCCGCGCCGCGCCCCACTCCCCGCGTCGGCGCCGTCCTCCCGCCTCCTCCTCCAGAAAAAGTCGCCATTTTGGTTCACTGCCTTCGCCCCCCCGCGGTCGGCGCTTCCGGGCCAGGCTGCAGCCCGTGTCCGGCCTCAGGTGACAG AGATGACGGAATCTTTCTGTGTTGGAGGAGGCCGTCGGCTTCAAGGATCCAGCAAAAGTGGACCTGGAAAGGGAGGCAGCCGGAAGGAGGTCCAGCTTCCCTTGTTGCAGGACCCACCAAAGCTGG GGATGCCAGTGGTCCACAGTGGACATACAGTGCCTAGCCAGGCCCCACTCTGCTTTGACCCCGGAAACTCAGCCAGTGACAagacagaagggaagaaaaaagggaGGCCGAAAGCCGAGAACCAAGCTCTCCGAGATATTCCT GGCGCTATCTCAGATAGGCTGGCCTTCCCTTGCCCCTTCTGCGAGGCCGCATTCACCTCCAAGACCCAGCTGGAGAAGCACCGGATTTGGAATCACATGGACCATCCCCTACCTGCCCCCAAGCCTGGCCCAGTCAGCCGGCCAGTCACCATCAATCGGCCTGTTGGGGTCAGCAAGCCCATCGGAGTGAGCAAACCTGTTACTGTTGGCAAACCAGTGGGAGTCAGCAAGCCCATTGGCATCAGTAAGCCAGTCACAGTTAGTAGGCCTATACCAGTCACCAAGCCTGTCACAGTCAGTAGGCCCATGCAAGTCTCTAGGCCTGTGCCAGTCACCAAACCCATCCCAATCACCAAACCTGTGCCACTCACCAAACATATGCCAGTTACCAAGCTTGTGACAGTTTCAAAACCTGTGCCACTCACCAAGCCAGTACCAGTCAGCAGGCCCATTGTGGTCAGCAAGCCTGTGCCGGTCAGCAGGCCCATCGCCATCAGCAGACACACACCACCCTGCAAAATGGTGTTGCTGTCCAAATCTGAGAACAAAACACTTCGTGCTACAGGCAAGAACAGCAATAAGAAAAG GGCTGCAGACAGTTTGGACACCTGCCCCATCCTGCCCAAGCAGGCCAGGCAGGAGAATGGAGAGTATGGCCCATCCACTGTGGACCAGAGTGTGACCTTCCAACTGAGTACAGATCCTAGCAACAGCTCCCTGCTGCCAGGCAGCAGGCCCCTGATGGGCAAAGAGGCATTGCGGCCTATAGGTCCAGTGTCCCAGCCAGAGGAGGACCCTGAGCGCACAAAGCACA gaaggaagcagaaaacACCGAAGAAATTCACAGGGGAGCAGCCATCTATCTCAGGGACCTTTGGGCTCAAAG GCCTGGCCAAAGCTGAAGACAAGGCTCGAGTTCATCGCTCCAAGAAGCAAGAGGGATCAGGCTCTGAGGAAGTGCGGAAGAAGGTGCTGGCCACCCCTGTTACTGTCAGCAAGGAGGCACCAACTCCTGTGGCCCACCCAGCCCCAGGTGGGGGCTGCCTGGCAGGACCCAGGACAGGTCTCCATG GTGGCCCTGAGGAGCAGTGGCAACGAGCCATCCATGAACGGGGGGAGGCTGTCTGCCCCACCTGCAACGTGGTTACCCGGAAGACCCTCGTGGGGCTCAAAAAGCACATGGAAGTATGTCACAAG TTGCAGGAAGCACTCAAATGCCAGCACTGCCGAAAACAGTTCAagtccaaggctggcctcaactaCCACACCATGGCTGAACACAGTGCCAAG CCCACGGATGCTGAGGCCTCTGAAGGGGGAGAACAGGAGGAGCGGGAGAGGCTACGAAAGGTGCTGAAGCAGATGGGACGGCTGCGCTGCCCCCAAGAG GGTTGCGGGGCTGCCTTCTCCAGCCTCATGGGTTATCAGTACCACCAGCGGCGCTGTGGGAAGCCACCCTGTGAGGTAGACAGTCCCTCCTTCCCCTGTACCCACTGTGGCAAGACTTATCGATCCAAGGCTGGCCACGACTATCATGTGCGTTCAGAGCACACAGCCCCG CCCCCTGAGGAGCCCACAGACAAGATCCCCGAGGCTGAGGACCTGCTTGGGGTAGAGCGGACCCCAAGTGGTCGCATCCGTCGTACATCGGCCCAGGTTGCCGTGTTCCATCTACAGGAGATTGCAGAGGATGAGCTGGCCCGGGACTGGACCAAACGTCGCATGAAGGATGACCTTGTGCCTGAGACTGCACGG CTCAACTACACTCGGCCAGGCCTCCCCACACTTAACCCTCAGCTGCTGGAGGCATGGAAGAATGAAgtcaaggagaagggccatgtgAACTGTCCCAATGAT TGCTGTGAAGCCATCTACTCCAGTGTGTCCGGCCTCAAGGCCCATTTTGCCAGCTGCAGCAAG GGGGACCACCTGGTGGGGAAGTACCGCTGCCTGCTGTGTCCCAAAGAGTTCAGCTCTGAGAGTGGTGTCAAGTACCACATCCTTAAGACCCACGGAGAG AATTGGTTCCGGACTTCAGCTGACCCGCCTTCCAAACACAAGAGCCAGGACTCCTTGATGcctaggaaagagaagaagaaaagtctGTCAGGAGGAAAGAAGCGGGGCCGCAAACCCAAGGAACGGTCCTCCGAGGAGCCAGCATCTAAGCTCCCCCCTAACAGGGATGACTGgcccccaggaggcagagacaggggggcTCGGAGCTCCACTGGGAAGAAGGCTGGAGCTGGGAAGGCACCTGAAAAGTGA
- the Zfp512b gene encoding zinc finger protein 512B isoform X4, which yields MCAARRAVCAARTPRPAPRAPARLWLRPCPAAPLGRAAGKRRHCLLYRGPGATRAPHQPCAPPASPPRPDPRRAPLPASAPSSRLLLQKKSPFWFTAFAPPRSALPGQAAARVRPQVTEMTESFCVGGGRRLQGSSKSGPGKGGSRKEVQLPLLQDPPKLGMPVVHSGHTVPSQAPLCFDPGNSASDKTEGKKKGRPKAENQALRDIPLSLMNQWKDEFKAHSRVKCPNSGCWLEFPSIYGLKYHYQRCQGGAISDRLAFPCPFCEAAFTSKTQLEKHRIWNHMDHPLPAPKPGPVSRPVTINRPVGVSKPIGVSKPVTVGKPVGVSKPIGISKPVTVSRPIPVTKPVTVSRPMQVSRPVPVTKPIPITKPVPLTKHMPVTKLVTVSKPVPLTKPVPVSRPIVVSKPVPVSRPIAISRHTPPCKMVLLSKSENKTLRATGKNSNKKRAADSLDTCPILPKQARQENGEYGPSTVDQSVTFQLSTDPSNSSLLPGSRPLMGKEALRPIGPVSQPEEDPERTKHRRKQKTPKKFTGEQPSISGTFGLKGLAKAEDKARVHRSKKQEGSGSEEVRKKVLATPVTVSKEAPTPVAHPAPGGGCLAGPRTGLHGGPEEQWQRAIHERGEAVCPTCNVVTRKTLVGLKKHMEVCHKLQEALKCQHCRKQFKSKAGLNYHTMAEHSAKPTDAEASEGGEQEERERLRKVLKQMGRLRCPQEGCGAAFSSLMGYQYHQRRCGKPPCEVDSPSFPCTHCGKTYRSKAGHDYHVRSEHTAPPPEEPTDKIPEAEDLLGVERTPSGRIRRTSAQVAVFHLQEIAEDELARDWTKRRMKDDLVPETARLNYTRPGLPTLNPQLLEAWKNEVKEKGHVNCPNDCCEAIYSSVSGLKAHFASCSKGDHLVGKYRCLLCPKEFSSESGVKYHILKTHGENWFRTSADPPSKHKSQDSLMPRKEKKKSLSGGKKRGRKPKERSSEEPASKLPPNRDDWPPGGRDRGARSSTGKKAGAGKAPEK from the exons ATGTGCGCAGCACGGCGCGCAGTGTGCGCCGCCCGGACCCCGCGCCCCGCGCCCCGCGCCCCGGCCCGGCTCTGGCTCCGGCCTTGCCCGGCCGCACCCCTTGGGCGCGCTGCAGGTAAGCGCCGGCACTGCCTGCTCTACCGCGGTCCCGGCGCCACCCGCGCCCCGCACCAGCCCTGTGCCCCGCCCGCCTCCCCGCCGCGCCCGGACCCGCGCCGCGCCCCACTCCCCGCGTCGGCGCCGTCCTCCCGCCTCCTCCTCCAGAAAAAGTCGCCATTTTGGTTCACTGCCTTCGCCCCCCCGCGGTCGGCGCTTCCGGGCCAGGCTGCAGCCCGTGTCCGGCCTCAGGTGACAG AGATGACGGAATCTTTCTGTGTTGGAGGAGGCCGTCGGCTTCAAGGATCCAGCAAAAGTGGACCTGGAAAGGGAGGCAGCCGGAAGGAGGTCCAGCTTCCCTTGTTGCAGGACCCACCAAAGCTGG GGATGCCAGTGGTCCACAGTGGACATACAGTGCCTAGCCAGGCCCCACTCTGCTTTGACCCCGGAAACTCAGCCAGTGACAagacagaagggaagaaaaaagggaGGCCGAAAGCCGAGAACCAAGCTCTCCGAGATATTCCT CTCTCTCTGATGAACCAGTGGAAAGATGAATTCAAGGCACACTCAAGGGTGAAGTGTCCAAACTCAGGGTGCTGGCTAGAGTTCCCCAGCATCTATGGGCTCAAGTACCACTATCAGCGGTGCCAAGGG GGCGCTATCTCAGATAGGCTGGCCTTCCCTTGCCCCTTCTGCGAGGCCGCATTCACCTCCAAGACCCAGCTGGAGAAGCACCGGATTTGGAATCACATGGACCATCCCCTACCTGCCCCCAAGCCTGGCCCAGTCAGCCGGCCAGTCACCATCAATCGGCCTGTTGGGGTCAGCAAGCCCATCGGAGTGAGCAAACCTGTTACTGTTGGCAAACCAGTGGGAGTCAGCAAGCCCATTGGCATCAGTAAGCCAGTCACAGTTAGTAGGCCTATACCAGTCACCAAGCCTGTCACAGTCAGTAGGCCCATGCAAGTCTCTAGGCCTGTGCCAGTCACCAAACCCATCCCAATCACCAAACCTGTGCCACTCACCAAACATATGCCAGTTACCAAGCTTGTGACAGTTTCAAAACCTGTGCCACTCACCAAGCCAGTACCAGTCAGCAGGCCCATTGTGGTCAGCAAGCCTGTGCCGGTCAGCAGGCCCATCGCCATCAGCAGACACACACCACCCTGCAAAATGGTGTTGCTGTCCAAATCTGAGAACAAAACACTTCGTGCTACAGGCAAGAACAGCAATAAGAAAAG GGCTGCAGACAGTTTGGACACCTGCCCCATCCTGCCCAAGCAGGCCAGGCAGGAGAATGGAGAGTATGGCCCATCCACTGTGGACCAGAGTGTGACCTTCCAACTGAGTACAGATCCTAGCAACAGCTCCCTGCTGCCAGGCAGCAGGCCCCTGATGGGCAAAGAGGCATTGCGGCCTATAGGTCCAGTGTCCCAGCCAGAGGAGGACCCTGAGCGCACAAAGCACA gaaggaagcagaaaacACCGAAGAAATTCACAGGGGAGCAGCCATCTATCTCAGGGACCTTTGGGCTCAAAG GCCTGGCCAAAGCTGAAGACAAGGCTCGAGTTCATCGCTCCAAGAAGCAAGAGGGATCAGGCTCTGAGGAAGTGCGGAAGAAGGTGCTGGCCACCCCTGTTACTGTCAGCAAGGAGGCACCAACTCCTGTGGCCCACCCAGCCCCAGGTGGGGGCTGCCTGGCAGGACCCAGGACAGGTCTCCATG GTGGCCCTGAGGAGCAGTGGCAACGAGCCATCCATGAACGGGGGGAGGCTGTCTGCCCCACCTGCAACGTGGTTACCCGGAAGACCCTCGTGGGGCTCAAAAAGCACATGGAAGTATGTCACAAG TTGCAGGAAGCACTCAAATGCCAGCACTGCCGAAAACAGTTCAagtccaaggctggcctcaactaCCACACCATGGCTGAACACAGTGCCAAG CCCACGGATGCTGAGGCCTCTGAAGGGGGAGAACAGGAGGAGCGGGAGAGGCTACGAAAGGTGCTGAAGCAGATGGGACGGCTGCGCTGCCCCCAAGAG GGTTGCGGGGCTGCCTTCTCCAGCCTCATGGGTTATCAGTACCACCAGCGGCGCTGTGGGAAGCCACCCTGTGAGGTAGACAGTCCCTCCTTCCCCTGTACCCACTGTGGCAAGACTTATCGATCCAAGGCTGGCCACGACTATCATGTGCGTTCAGAGCACACAGCCCCG CCCCCTGAGGAGCCCACAGACAAGATCCCCGAGGCTGAGGACCTGCTTGGGGTAGAGCGGACCCCAAGTGGTCGCATCCGTCGTACATCGGCCCAGGTTGCCGTGTTCCATCTACAGGAGATTGCAGAGGATGAGCTGGCCCGGGACTGGACCAAACGTCGCATGAAGGATGACCTTGTGCCTGAGACTGCACGG CTCAACTACACTCGGCCAGGCCTCCCCACACTTAACCCTCAGCTGCTGGAGGCATGGAAGAATGAAgtcaaggagaagggccatgtgAACTGTCCCAATGAT TGCTGTGAAGCCATCTACTCCAGTGTGTCCGGCCTCAAGGCCCATTTTGCCAGCTGCAGCAAG GGGGACCACCTGGTGGGGAAGTACCGCTGCCTGCTGTGTCCCAAAGAGTTCAGCTCTGAGAGTGGTGTCAAGTACCACATCCTTAAGACCCACGGAGAG AATTGGTTCCGGACTTCAGCTGACCCGCCTTCCAAACACAAGAGCCAGGACTCCTTGATGcctaggaaagagaagaagaaaagtctGTCAGGAGGAAAGAAGCGGGGCCGCAAACCCAAGGAACGGTCCTCCGAGGAGCCAGCATCTAAGCTCCCCCCTAACAGGGATGACTGgcccccaggaggcagagacaggggggcTCGGAGCTCCACTGGGAAGAAGGCTGGAGCTGGGAAGGCACCTGAAAAGTGA
- the Zfp512b gene encoding zinc finger protein 512B isoform X1, which translates to MCAARRAVCAARTPRPAPRAPARLWLRPCPAAPLGRAAGKRRHCLLYRGPGATRAPHQPCAPPASPPRPDPRRAPLPASAPSSRLLLQKKSPFWFTAFAPPRSALPGQAAARVRPQVTEMTESFCVGGGRRLQGSSKSGPGKGGSRKEVQLPLLQDPPKLGMPVVHSGHTVPSQAPLCFDPGNSASDKTEGKKKGRPKAENQALRDIPLSLMNQWKDEFKAHSRVKCPNSGCWLEFPSIYGLKYHYQRCQGVRGCGSGKRRPGGASGQRPPGPHPTPALPAQGAISDRLAFPCPFCEAAFTSKTQLEKHRIWNHMDHPLPAPKPGPVSRPVTINRPVGVSKPIGVSKPVTVGKPVGVSKPIGISKPVTVSRPIPVTKPVTVSRPMQVSRPVPVTKPIPITKPVPLTKHMPVTKLVTVSKPVPLTKPVPVSRPIVVSKPVPVSRPIAISRHTPPCKMVLLSKSENKTLRATGKNSNKKRAADSLDTCPILPKQARQENGEYGPSTVDQSVTFQLSTDPSNSSLLPGSRPLMGKEALRPIGPVSQPEEDPERTKHRRKQKTPKKFTGEQPSISGTFGLKGLAKAEDKARVHRSKKQEGSGSEEVRKKVLATPVTVSKEAPTPVAHPAPGGGCLAGPRTGLHGGPEEQWQRAIHERGEAVCPTCNVVTRKTLVGLKKHMEVCHKLQEALKCQHCRKQFKSKAGLNYHTMAEHSAKPTDAEASEGGEQEERERLRKVLKQMGRLRCPQEGCGAAFSSLMGYQYHQRRCGKPPCEVDSPSFPCTHCGKTYRSKAGHDYHVRSEHTAPPPEEPTDKIPEAEDLLGVERTPSGRIRRTSAQVAVFHLQEIAEDELARDWTKRRMKDDLVPETARLNYTRPGLPTLNPQLLEAWKNEVKEKGHVNCPNDCCEAIYSSVSGLKAHFASCSKGDHLVGKYRCLLCPKEFSSESGVKYHILKTHGENWFRTSADPPSKHKSQDSLMPRKEKKKSLSGGKKRGRKPKERSSEEPASKLPPNRDDWPPGGRDRGARSSTGKKAGAGKAPEK; encoded by the exons ATGTGCGCAGCACGGCGCGCAGTGTGCGCCGCCCGGACCCCGCGCCCCGCGCCCCGCGCCCCGGCCCGGCTCTGGCTCCGGCCTTGCCCGGCCGCACCCCTTGGGCGCGCTGCAGGTAAGCGCCGGCACTGCCTGCTCTACCGCGGTCCCGGCGCCACCCGCGCCCCGCACCAGCCCTGTGCCCCGCCCGCCTCCCCGCCGCGCCCGGACCCGCGCCGCGCCCCACTCCCCGCGTCGGCGCCGTCCTCCCGCCTCCTCCTCCAGAAAAAGTCGCCATTTTGGTTCACTGCCTTCGCCCCCCCGCGGTCGGCGCTTCCGGGCCAGGCTGCAGCCCGTGTCCGGCCTCAGGTGACAG AGATGACGGAATCTTTCTGTGTTGGAGGAGGCCGTCGGCTTCAAGGATCCAGCAAAAGTGGACCTGGAAAGGGAGGCAGCCGGAAGGAGGTCCAGCTTCCCTTGTTGCAGGACCCACCAAAGCTGG GGATGCCAGTGGTCCACAGTGGACATACAGTGCCTAGCCAGGCCCCACTCTGCTTTGACCCCGGAAACTCAGCCAGTGACAagacagaagggaagaaaaaagggaGGCCGAAAGCCGAGAACCAAGCTCTCCGAGATATTCCT CTCTCTCTGATGAACCAGTGGAAAGATGAATTCAAGGCACACTCAAGGGTGAAGTGTCCAAACTCAGGGTGCTGGCTAGAGTTCCCCAGCATCTATGGGCTCAAGTACCACTATCAGCGGTGCCAAGGGGTAAGGGGCTGTGGGTCAGGGAAGAGGAGGCCTGGGGGTGCATCTGGGCAGAGGCCCCCGGGGCCCCATCCCACACCTGCCCTCCCTGCCCAGGGCGCTATCTCAGATAGGCTGGCCTTCCCTTGCCCCTTCTGCGAGGCCGCATTCACCTCCAAGACCCAGCTGGAGAAGCACCGGATTTGGAATCACATGGACCATCCCCTACCTGCCCCCAAGCCTGGCCCAGTCAGCCGGCCAGTCACCATCAATCGGCCTGTTGGGGTCAGCAAGCCCATCGGAGTGAGCAAACCTGTTACTGTTGGCAAACCAGTGGGAGTCAGCAAGCCCATTGGCATCAGTAAGCCAGTCACAGTTAGTAGGCCTATACCAGTCACCAAGCCTGTCACAGTCAGTAGGCCCATGCAAGTCTCTAGGCCTGTGCCAGTCACCAAACCCATCCCAATCACCAAACCTGTGCCACTCACCAAACATATGCCAGTTACCAAGCTTGTGACAGTTTCAAAACCTGTGCCACTCACCAAGCCAGTACCAGTCAGCAGGCCCATTGTGGTCAGCAAGCCTGTGCCGGTCAGCAGGCCCATCGCCATCAGCAGACACACACCACCCTGCAAAATGGTGTTGCTGTCCAAATCTGAGAACAAAACACTTCGTGCTACAGGCAAGAACAGCAATAAGAAAAG GGCTGCAGACAGTTTGGACACCTGCCCCATCCTGCCCAAGCAGGCCAGGCAGGAGAATGGAGAGTATGGCCCATCCACTGTGGACCAGAGTGTGACCTTCCAACTGAGTACAGATCCTAGCAACAGCTCCCTGCTGCCAGGCAGCAGGCCCCTGATGGGCAAAGAGGCATTGCGGCCTATAGGTCCAGTGTCCCAGCCAGAGGAGGACCCTGAGCGCACAAAGCACA gaaggaagcagaaaacACCGAAGAAATTCACAGGGGAGCAGCCATCTATCTCAGGGACCTTTGGGCTCAAAG GCCTGGCCAAAGCTGAAGACAAGGCTCGAGTTCATCGCTCCAAGAAGCAAGAGGGATCAGGCTCTGAGGAAGTGCGGAAGAAGGTGCTGGCCACCCCTGTTACTGTCAGCAAGGAGGCACCAACTCCTGTGGCCCACCCAGCCCCAGGTGGGGGCTGCCTGGCAGGACCCAGGACAGGTCTCCATG GTGGCCCTGAGGAGCAGTGGCAACGAGCCATCCATGAACGGGGGGAGGCTGTCTGCCCCACCTGCAACGTGGTTACCCGGAAGACCCTCGTGGGGCTCAAAAAGCACATGGAAGTATGTCACAAG TTGCAGGAAGCACTCAAATGCCAGCACTGCCGAAAACAGTTCAagtccaaggctggcctcaactaCCACACCATGGCTGAACACAGTGCCAAG CCCACGGATGCTGAGGCCTCTGAAGGGGGAGAACAGGAGGAGCGGGAGAGGCTACGAAAGGTGCTGAAGCAGATGGGACGGCTGCGCTGCCCCCAAGAG GGTTGCGGGGCTGCCTTCTCCAGCCTCATGGGTTATCAGTACCACCAGCGGCGCTGTGGGAAGCCACCCTGTGAGGTAGACAGTCCCTCCTTCCCCTGTACCCACTGTGGCAAGACTTATCGATCCAAGGCTGGCCACGACTATCATGTGCGTTCAGAGCACACAGCCCCG CCCCCTGAGGAGCCCACAGACAAGATCCCCGAGGCTGAGGACCTGCTTGGGGTAGAGCGGACCCCAAGTGGTCGCATCCGTCGTACATCGGCCCAGGTTGCCGTGTTCCATCTACAGGAGATTGCAGAGGATGAGCTGGCCCGGGACTGGACCAAACGTCGCATGAAGGATGACCTTGTGCCTGAGACTGCACGG CTCAACTACACTCGGCCAGGCCTCCCCACACTTAACCCTCAGCTGCTGGAGGCATGGAAGAATGAAgtcaaggagaagggccatgtgAACTGTCCCAATGAT TGCTGTGAAGCCATCTACTCCAGTGTGTCCGGCCTCAAGGCCCATTTTGCCAGCTGCAGCAAG GGGGACCACCTGGTGGGGAAGTACCGCTGCCTGCTGTGTCCCAAAGAGTTCAGCTCTGAGAGTGGTGTCAAGTACCACATCCTTAAGACCCACGGAGAG AATTGGTTCCGGACTTCAGCTGACCCGCCTTCCAAACACAAGAGCCAGGACTCCTTGATGcctaggaaagagaagaagaaaagtctGTCAGGAGGAAAGAAGCGGGGCCGCAAACCCAAGGAACGGTCCTCCGAGGAGCCAGCATCTAAGCTCCCCCCTAACAGGGATGACTGgcccccaggaggcagagacaggggggcTCGGAGCTCCACTGGGAAGAAGGCTGGAGCTGGGAAGGCACCTGAAAAGTGA